Proteins from a genomic interval of Alteromonas macleodii ATCC 27126:
- the cheB gene encoding chemotaxis protein CheB — protein sequence MTVKVLIVDDSALMRKLFTQLFEKEGFIVQVARNGEEALTKAVEFEPDCITLDINMPVMDGMTCLAMLKKLYPCPIIMVSSLTQKGASITLEALALGASDFVLKTGGTVSRDISDLEAPLINKIHALAKTGKPQRPTIKPPPVVTQKVVRHKTSVPFEVVLVGVSTGGPKKLEHLVANLSPAFPVPIVISQHMPASFTSALAKRLDGISPLNVVEVNAKMPIKAGNVYLAKGDADLAFSKIGGEVSARPVPSSPSFLWHPSVDRMVDSALNCYKPLSMLCVQLTGMGCDGVAAMSKAFKEGATTIAESEATSVVFGMPKELIEAGCASFVLDSPKVASKLNALCR from the coding sequence ATGACAGTAAAAGTACTTATCGTCGACGATTCCGCGTTAATGCGAAAGCTGTTTACGCAACTCTTCGAGAAAGAGGGCTTTATTGTTCAAGTAGCACGTAACGGCGAAGAAGCGCTAACTAAAGCTGTAGAGTTCGAGCCAGACTGTATAACACTGGACATTAATATGCCGGTAATGGATGGCATGACGTGTCTGGCGATGCTCAAGAAACTTTATCCTTGTCCTATTATCATGGTGTCTTCGCTCACGCAAAAGGGGGCCTCCATTACCCTAGAGGCACTCGCGCTTGGCGCAAGTGACTTTGTGTTAAAAACAGGGGGTACTGTTTCGCGGGATATTTCAGATTTAGAGGCGCCTTTAATAAACAAAATTCACGCCCTAGCCAAAACTGGCAAACCACAGCGTCCTACAATTAAACCGCCCCCAGTCGTGACACAGAAAGTTGTTCGCCACAAAACGAGCGTACCCTTTGAAGTCGTTCTGGTAGGCGTTTCCACTGGTGGTCCCAAAAAGCTTGAACACCTGGTAGCTAACTTAAGCCCCGCATTTCCGGTTCCTATCGTTATTTCACAGCACATGCCAGCCTCTTTCACCAGTGCGCTGGCTAAGCGCTTGGACGGAATCAGTCCGCTCAACGTGGTTGAGGTGAATGCGAAGATGCCCATAAAGGCTGGCAATGTTTATCTTGCAAAAGGGGATGCTGATCTTGCCTTCTCAAAAATCGGCGGTGAAGTCTCAGCGCGCCCTGTGCCATCAAGCCCAAGTTTTCTGTGGCATCCAAGTGTGGATCGTATGGTAGACAGCGCACTTAACTGCTACAAGCCACTTTCTATGCTGTGCGTACAGCTGACCGGAATGGGGTGTGATGGTGTTGCCGCTATGAGCAAAGCGTTTAAAGAAGGTGCGACAACGATCGCAGAGAGTGAGGCGACCTCAGTTGTCTTCGGTATGCCAAAAGAGCTTATTGAAGCGGGTTGCGCCAGCTTCGTACTAGATAGTCCCAAAGTCGCATCTAAATTGAACGCGCTTTGTCGTTAA